The DNA window TCCGGCCCGAACGAAAAGATGCCGTAACTGGACAGGAAGACCCGGGAGGCCGGAAAACAGGGGGGCGAAGTACCGGTGGAGGACATCACATGAAAGACTATGTCGTCGACGATATCAAGAGCATAGTGCGCCCGCAACTGGGGGAGGAAGTGCCTCTCCTCCTGTTCCGGATCCTGCGGATCATAGGCATGCGCAGCATCCTCGGCGAGACATCGGGGGCCACTCTCTACATGATGGGGAAGAAGGTCGGCAACATGCTTCCCGTGCGGACCGTGGAAGAGTTTTCCGAGACGATACGGAACCTCAAGATCGGGATCCCCGAGGTGGCGATCGTCGACGAGGACCACGTCACCGTGAAGCTCTTCGAATGCATAACCTGCGCCGGATTCACATACACGGGCGAGA is part of the Syntrophorhabdus sp. genome and encodes:
- a CDS encoding DUF2507 domain-containing protein; this encodes MKDYVVDDIKSIVRPQLGEEVPLLLFRILRIIGMRSILGETSGATLYMMGKKVGNMLPVRTVEEFSETIRNLKIGIPEVAIVDEDHVTVKLFECITCAGFTYTGEMFCDMESGIIAGLLENVYGKKARSTQTKSWSAGFNYCEFEVFFY